One region of bacterium HR17 genomic DNA includes:
- the nusG_1 gene encoding Transcription termination/antitermination protein NusG, giving the protein MAQVQPTVRKRWYAVHVMTGQEEKVKQLIERRAKVLGLEDKFGRIVIPRERDTQSRRSGGERHVFPGYILVEMVLDEETWHLVRRTPGVTGFVGAQEGRTDRSGVPVIQPLRDQEVEAILRMMGEEAVRPRAIWHKGETVRIKSGPFADTVGRIEEVNTQRQTLVVMVNLLGRETPVEVDFAQVERV; this is encoded by the coding sequence ATGGCGCAGGTGCAACCGACCGTCCGTAAACGGTGGTATGCAGTGCATGTCATGACCGGGCAAGAGGAAAAAGTCAAACAGTTGATAGAGCGCCGCGCCAAAGTGCTGGGATTGGAAGACAAGTTCGGGCGTATCGTCATCCCCCGCGAGCGGGATACGCAATCCCGCCGCAGCGGGGGTGAACGGCATGTGTTCCCCGGCTACATCCTTGTTGAAATGGTTTTGGACGAGGAGACATGGCATCTCGTTCGGCGCACGCCGGGCGTAACCGGTTTCGTCGGGGCTCAAGAAGGACGCACCGACAGGAGCGGCGTCCCCGTTATTCAACCCCTCAGAGACCAAGAGGTAGAAGCTATCTTGCGCATGATGGGCGAGGAAGCCGTGCGCCCACGCGCCATCTGGCACAAGGGCGAGACGGTGCGCATCAAGTCCGGTCCTTTCGCCGACACCGTCGGGCGCATTGAGGAGGTCAACACCCAACGCCAAACTTTGGTCGTGATGGTGAACTTACTGGGACGGGAGACACCCGTAGAAGTGGACTTCGCCCAAGTGGAGCGGGTTTAA
- the rplK gene encoding 50S ribosomal protein L11 codes for MAKKVVATVRLNLPAGKAAAGPPVGPTLAPYGINLMEFIKAYNEATREMIGTIVPVDVTIYSDRSFTFVLRRPPVAELLKKAANIEKGSSAPNKTKVGRVTREQIREIAQLKMPDLNTDDLEAAMRMVEGTARSMGIEVVP; via the coding sequence GTGGCGAAGAAAGTCGTGGCGACCGTTCGGCTGAACTTGCCCGCAGGTAAAGCGGCTGCGGGTCCACCCGTCGGACCGACTTTGGCACCTTACGGCATTAACTTGATGGAATTCATCAAGGCTTACAACGAAGCGACCCGCGAAATGATCGGGACGATCGTTCCCGTAGATGTGACCATCTATTCAGATAGGTCGTTCACCTTCGTGCTGCGCCGCCCTCCTGTCGCGGAGTTGTTGAAGAAAGCCGCCAATATAGAGAAGGGGTCGTCAGCGCCGAACAAAACAAAGGTCGGTCGGGTCACGCGTGAGCAAATCCGTGAGATCGCCCAACTCAAAATGCCTGATCTAAACACCGACGATTTGGAAGCCGCCATGCGCATGGTGGAAGGCACTGCCCGCAGCATGGGCATTGAAGTCGTCCCATAA
- the rplA gene encoding 50S ribosomal protein L1: MAKRGKRYRQLLELYDRQAEYSVADALELIKKLATAKFDESVDVALVLGIDPRKSDQRVRGVVQLPHGTGRQPVVAVIAKGEKVREAEEAGADFVGAEDLIDRIDKGWKDFDYLLATPDMMRLVSRLGRKLGPLMPNPRTGTVTNEIGEVVRQLKSGRLDFRSDPQGVVHTVIGKVSFPTAHLLDNFKALLDAVMKARPATQRGQYIRSIYLSPTMGPSVKVSVQDALQLVR; encoded by the coding sequence ATGGCAAAACGCGGCAAACGCTACCGCCAGTTGTTGGAACTGTATGACCGTCAGGCGGAATACTCAGTAGCGGACGCCCTTGAGCTGATCAAGAAGTTGGCGACCGCCAAATTTGACGAAAGCGTGGATGTGGCGCTTGTATTGGGTATTGACCCCCGCAAGAGTGACCAACGGGTTCGAGGGGTCGTTCAGTTGCCCCACGGCACTGGACGCCAACCTGTCGTCGCCGTCATCGCCAAAGGCGAAAAGGTGCGTGAAGCCGAAGAGGCAGGAGCGGATTTCGTCGGAGCGGAAGACCTCATTGACCGCATTGATAAAGGGTGGAAGGACTTTGACTATTTGCTGGCAACGCCGGACATGATGCGGTTGGTCTCCCGCTTAGGGCGTAAGTTGGGACCGCTCATGCCGAACCCCCGCACCGGCACCGTAACCAACGAGATCGGTGAAGTTGTCCGACAACTCAAGAGCGGGCGCTTGGACTTTCGGTCAGACCCGCAAGGTGTGGTGCATACGGTCATCGGTAAGGTGTCGTTCCCGACCGCCCATCTCTTGGACAATTTCAAAGCCCTTTTGGACGCCGTCATGAAAGCGCGTCCCGCCACACAACGCGGTCAATACATCCGTTCCATTTACCTGTCACCGACGATGGGACCCAGCGTCAAGGTGAGCGTTCAAGACGCGTTGCAGTTGGTGCGTTAA
- the rplJ gene encoding 50S ribosomal protein L10: MPRPEKVKLVNDFAEKLSRSKSLVVTTYMGLDAQQMAALRRQLKAAGVEFRVIKNTLFGRALQQAGFNGDLLQRLRGPLAIAIGYDDPVSAPKVIHQLRKDYEALSLLWGIVEGRVYDGSQLEAIATLPSREQLVADLLGALLSPLSALVGVVDALLWELTAVLEAVMEKHSGREGGSNMAAATKVQELVDAIKGMSLLELKQLVDALKEEFGITGVAPVAVAAPGAPTAVAETPPAEEKTEFKVVLKSAGEQKLQVIKAVREVVPGLGLKEAKDLVESAPSVLRDGVSKEEAQQIKEKLEAVGAVVEIE; this comes from the coding sequence ATGCCGCGGCCGGAAAAGGTCAAGTTGGTCAACGATTTCGCCGAGAAGTTGAGCCGGTCCAAAAGTTTAGTCGTCACGACCTACATGGGCTTGGATGCCCAACAGATGGCTGCCTTGCGGCGGCAGTTGAAAGCCGCTGGGGTGGAGTTTCGGGTCATCAAAAACACCTTGTTCGGGCGCGCCCTTCAGCAAGCCGGCTTCAACGGGGATTTGCTCCAACGGTTGCGGGGTCCGTTAGCCATCGCCATTGGCTACGATGACCCCGTGTCGGCGCCAAAGGTCATACACCAACTTCGTAAAGACTACGAAGCCTTGTCTTTGCTTTGGGGTATCGTGGAAGGGCGTGTTTACGACGGCTCGCAACTGGAAGCCATCGCCACTCTGCCCTCACGCGAGCAGTTGGTCGCGGACTTACTGGGAGCCTTGCTTTCCCCTCTTTCGGCTTTGGTGGGCGTTGTGGACGCTTTACTTTGGGAATTGACGGCTGTTTTGGAAGCCGTCATGGAAAAACATTCTGGACGCGAAGGAGGGTCTAATATGGCCGCAGCCACAAAAGTCCAAGAGTTAGTGGACGCCATCAAAGGGATGTCGCTTCTGGAACTCAAGCAATTGGTGGACGCCCTCAAAGAGGAGTTCGGTATCACCGGGGTCGCTCCGGTGGCTGTAGCGGCGCCCGGCGCCCCAACGGCTGTCGCCGAAACGCCCCCCGCCGAAGAGAAGACGGAGTTCAAAGTCGTCCTCAAGTCGGCAGGCGAGCAGAAGCTGCAGGTCATAAAAGCCGTGCGCGAGGTCGTGCCCGGTTTGGGCTTGAAGGAAGCCAAAGACTTGGTGGAGTCAGCGCCGTCGGTCTTGCGCGACGGTGTGAGCAAGGAAGAAGCCCAGCAAATTAAGGAGAAGTTGGAAGCGGTCGGAGCCGTCGTGGAGATTGAATAA